The nucleotide sequence GCCGCACAAACCGCCAGACTCCTGCGCACAAGGGCCTGTTCAATCGCTAGTTGCCGGACGCATCCGACTTCGACGCGCCGTCGGAATCAGCGCTGTCGCCTTCACCCTTCTTGGTCTTTGCCGGTTCTGGAAAAACGAAGTCGACCATGCCCTTTCCGGCCTTTTCGACAACGACCCACGTGGATTGTCCTCCGAATACCTCGTGCCACGCGTCGACCAGATACGTGCCCGGGCGAAGCCCGACCATGGTGAAGGAGCCATCGGACTTGGTCACGTCATGGAACGGCTGGTCGAATACGCTGACGAATGCCGTCAGGTTGGGGTGCTCCGCGTTCACCAGTTGAATCGGCGCTTCCGCCTTGAAGGTCAGGACCACGTCCTTGCCGCCCGCCTCCTTGCCCGGAAGTTCAATTTCTGTCGCCTCATTCACGGAAGCCAGGATCCGGATCTTATGCGTCTGGTTGTCCATGTTGACCAACCGCAACGGCTGGCCTTCGTTCAGATCGACAACATGAGGCACGAATCGGCAATCCTGGATGGTCATCCGAACCTCATCCTTGGGTAGGAAAAAGACCGTTCGTCCCAGTCCCTGCCGAACCGATACGACGACGTTACGGAGCGTCGGCGGCTTCGTCGGATTGACGAAGACATCCTCCTTGACGGCCGCTCCCTCACCGCATCCCTTGTCGGATGTGGCTGAGACGAATTCTCTCGGGTACTGCGACGGGTCGCCGGCAAAAATCGCTTTTCCTTCGATCGAAGAAGCCTGGGCCCAAACCACCTGCCCGGCGCCGGACAGCATCATGCCGAATATTGCAACGACAATGGCACCGCGAGTCATTGATCCATACTCCTGGGGCGGAACACTTCTGCTGAAAGCGTGTTTTTCTACGGAATCGTCTGGCCTTCGGCAAGTCGATCCGGCGGGCCGGAAGCTCAAACACCGCGTTTTGCGCTGCGAGTTACCTGCGGGTTACTCCGCGGCCTGCTCGATGCTGATCACTTCAACCGGGCACTCGATTGCTGCATCCGAAATCGCCTGGCTGCGTGGCGCAAGGAACGCTTCCGAATGCGCTTCCGCGCGAATGACGCAACCGTCTTCCCGGACATCGAAAACATCCGGAGCAACAGACGCGCAGGCGTCGCAGACGATGCATCCGGTTTCAATCCAGACGCGGATGATTCGGGGCCCTGATGCCAAAGCATGTTCTCCCGATGCGGGCACGGGCCTTCGCCTGTCGCGACCGGCCGGACCGGTGCTTGTGGTCGCTGACAGGTTTCCTTTGAGCAATCGGCGGATCAATTCGGCCCGAATCGATATCGAACGGGATTGTTCGAACTCCGGGGGGCGCCGTCAACCCGACCGGGGTTTTCAGAGGTTTCCTCCCTCTCGTCTGACGCCAAGCCGGAGGAAACAAGCTGCGCGGGGTACCGACTCGAACACCGCCGGCAGCGTGCCTGCGTAGTCGCCGTCGACCTGCACGGGCACGTCAGAATCGGGTGAGGCGACCCGAACCCGGCGACCCTGGCGATAGATAACCCCTCCCCGTCCGATGTGCCTGCGCAGTGAGGCCCGGGCGGCATGCCCGAGGAGCTCCAGCCGCCCGGTGCAAGGCATCACGCAGACGTCCAGTAGTCCATCGTCGAAGCGCGCCCGGGAGAGAATGTCCAATCCCGCCGCGTAGGTGCGAATGACACCCACGAGTGCGATACCTCGGCCGCGAAATACCGGCTTGCCGTCCACCTCGACTGAGAGCTCCGGAAAGCGATGTCCCCAGAACGTACGCCAGATCGGCCAGAAATAATCCTCTCGCGTGATGTGGCCGGTACGGATGCGCGACATGCGTACGACACACTCGGCGTCAAACCCGACGCCGGCGACCGCCAGGAATCGCCGCTCGTTCATCGTTCCGATGTCCACGGGAAAGGGCTCGCCGAACAGAAGGGTCATGGCGACATCATTGGGTTCAGCCGGCATCATGAGCTCATGCGCCAGTAGGTTTTCCGTTCCCGTGCGGAGCAGGAGCAAGGGGGACGCGCACCCGTTCAGTCCGTTGATGACCTCGCAGGCGGTTCCGTCGCCGCCGACGACGAGAATTCCGTCACTCTGCCGTTGCAGGGTGGCCGCCAATTCCGTGGCATGGCCGCCGGAACGCGTTGTCTCGATGGCAAAGGTCCCTCCGTTGCGTTCGATAATGCGACCGACCTCGCGGACCACAGGAATCATATTCCTGCGCCCGGAAATGGGATTGAGGATGGCGGCGATCCGACGCGGCATAGGTAAAGCAATAACGGTTATCGGTGTACGGAGGTTCTCACCAAGCGGCAAACTTCCTCGCTATCAGGCAAATCCGACGGGTGTCCCGATCCGGCGATCCCCGATGACGCCGTTACGAGCCCGGATGGAAATAGCGTAGCCAACTGTATAAGATCGGCGAGGGTTTACCATCATGGGGGTTGGGGTGATGAAATTCAGCTTTGCCAGGGTTGGCCTGTTTCTAGCCGTATTCGTTGCGCCCGCAATCGGACAGACTGCCGAGCTGCGTCCGGTCGGCAGTACGGGTCCGAGCGTAATCAACGGCAACGAAATACAGATTCCCACCGGCGGCGCCGGCGTCGAAGTGGAATTGCACATCCTCATGTACGGCTGGGACAGCGTCGTTCCCAACACGTTTCTTGGCACCGCCGGTGCGAAGATTGACGGTGACAACGGTTTCTCCAGCGGGTCGGGCACGCCCTTGCTGCCGATTGAGTTCGGCACTTCCACCGAGAGCCACGGCGGCTACATTGCGAGTCAGGTCTGTTTTTTCAGTGGGCGACCGGGCTGCCCGTCTCCAGGGACTCCTGCCAGCGGGGAGACTCCCTGCGTTGCGATCGACCCGGCCGATGGTCCCTGCGTGCCAAATCCGGCGTTCGTACTATACGCCAACTCCCCTATCACGGCGGTGAATTTCAATATTGGTCTGTCATACGAGTTCGTGGCGGTGAGGTCCTCTCCACAAGGCGCGCTCGATGAGGGAACAAATCACTACCTCGGCACGTTGATCCTGGATATCCCGGAGGGCGCGGCCGGCACGTACACGATCGGCTTCGTTGAAGATCCGCTCTCGACCTACATGGCCGATGACGATGTCAAGGACATCCCCATCCAGACCTTCATTCCGGCTACGATCGTCGTAGGAGGGGGCAGCGATTGCTCGGCGGTCATCTCGAGCGACCCGCCGAATTGTGCCATTGATGCCCGGCAGCCACACCCAAGCAACAACCAGGTTGCCCTGCAGGGCTGGAACAGTATTCAGTTCGACTTTAACGCCGAATGCGACGTCTCCACCTTGTCGGCCGGAGATTTCTCGATCACATCCGGTTTGGCGATCTCCAGCGTCGGGGGTGCCGGCGCCGTGGCGACGGTCAATTTCTCTTCCATCATTCCCACGAACGACTGGACCTGCGTCGGCTTCACGTCCAGTGGGGACGAGTTCTGCCTGGGGTTCCTTCCGGGCGACGTCAACGGAAGTCGCATGTCCAACGCATATGACGTCATCGCCCTGATTGATGATCTGAATGACGTCAGCCCGCTTCCGGACTACGCCACGGATATCAATCGCTCGGGTGCGGCTGATGCAAGCGACGTGTCCACGCTCGTCAGCCTTCTGGACGGCGTTGGCGCGTTCGATCCCTGGCTGGGCGAGAAGATCAGCCTTCCCTGTCCAAGTGCGCCGTAGGCGTCTGTAACGGACAACTGAGCGGCCTCGGAATTCTCTCGGCACGAAACTTGCTGGGCGGAGTTTATTCTAGCGCGCTTTGCGACGGGCAACCCGCCGGTTATGACTTCCGCTGGGAGGTACGGCGTATCCCGGAGAACGCGGAAGAGCGCCTGCGCGGGTCGGTCGAGAACATTCCTTCAAGGAGAACCCAAGATGGCCAAGCGGACCGTGGTGACCATGCCGGGAGACGGAATCGGCAAAGTGGTCCTTCCGGAAGCGCTGCGCGTGCTGGAGGCTGTGGGCTTCGAGGCGGACTATGTGCACGGCGACATCGGCTGGGATTTCTGGTGCAAGGAAGGGAATGCGTTGCCCGACCGCACCATCGAGCTGCTCGAGCGGCACAAGTTCGGCCTGTTCGGGGCGATTACCTCCAAGCCGAAGAAGGCGGCTGCGGCGGAACTGTCGCCGGCGCTGCGCGACAAGGGCTACGACTACGCCAGTCCCATCGTGAAGATGCGGCAGCATTTCAACCTCGACATCTGCATCCGCCCCTGCCTTTCGTTTCCCGGCAACCCGCTGAATTTCATTCGACGAGACCAGTCCGGAAAGGGCTTCGAGGAGCCCAAGGTCGACGCGGTGATCTTCCGGCAGAATACCGAAGGTCTCTACGTCGGCGTGGAGTGGACAAATCCGCCGGCGGAGGTTCGCAAGGCCCTGGAGCTTCATCCGCGAATGAAGCCGTTCAAGAATGTTCCCGGCGAGGACCTGGCCGTCTCGACGCGGATCTTTACCCGCGCGGCCTGCCGTCGAATCGTCAACGAGGCCTTCGCGTATGCCAAGAAATTCGGGTATCGCTCGGTGACGGTATGTGAGAAGCCCAATGTTATCCGCGAGACGTCGGGCATGATGTTGGCCGAGGCGCAGGCGGTTCACTCGGATTACCCCGACATCCAGCTCTGGGACACGAACATCGACGCCCAGATGATGTGGCTCACCAAGAATCCGGAGGACTACGGCGTCATCGTGTCGGGCAACATGTTCGGCGACATCGTCTCCGATGGATTCGCGGGACTGGTGGGGGGGCTAGGCTTCGCGTGCAGCGCCAACCTCGGGCGCGAGGTGGCCGTATTCGAGCCCACGCACGGCTCGGCGCCAAAGTACGAGATGCTGAATCCGCCGATCGTCAATCCCATCGCCATGATCCTCAGCGCGTGCATGATGCTGGATCATCTGGGCGAGCAGCAGAAGTCGGACCGGATCCGCAAGGCGGTGGCGGCGGTCATCGCCGAAGGCAGAGTGCGCACGTACGACATGATGCGCCTTGCCGGTGGGGCCAAAGTCATCGGGCAGGGAGCGGCGGCGACCACGCAGATGACGGACGCGATTCTGAAAAAGCTGTAGAAGCCTCAGAACAAATAACTGAGTACAACGGTCGGAGAGTCAGCTTTATGGCACAGACGCTGATTGAGAAGATTGCCCAGCGCTACGCGGTCGGACTTGAAGCGGGGCACGAAGTTCATGCCGGCGACTTCCTTTCCGTCAAACCCGCCCACATCATGACGCATGACAACACCTCGGCCGTGATTCCCAAGTTCGAGAGCATGGGGGCGAAGGGCGTTTTCGACCGCACCCAGCCGGTTTTCGCCATCGACCACGACATCCAGAACCACAGCGAGGAGAACCTCCGCAAGTATGCGGATATCGAGGCGTTTGCGAAGCGTCACGGGATCGCGTTTTACCCGGCCGGTCGCGGTATCGGACATCAAGTAATGGTGGAGGAGGGCTTTGCGCTTCCGGGGATGTTCGTCGTCGGTTCGGACTCGCACTCCAATCTGTACGGAGCGATGGCGGCACTGGGAACGCCCGTGGTTCGAACGGATGCGGCGGCGATTTGGGCGACCGGACGAACGTGGTGGCAGGTGCCGGACATCGTCAAGGTGGAGTTGACCGGCCGATTGCGTCCCGGGGTCTCGGGCAAGGATGTTATCATCACCCTCTGCGGCGTGTTCAATCAGGACGACGTGCTCAACTGCTGCGTGGAGTTCACCGGTCCCGGGGTGGCGCACCTGCGCATGGATGAACGTCTGGCCATCGCCAACATGACCACCGAGTGGGGGGCACTGGCCGGCGTCTTCCCGTACGACAAGACGACGCGCGATTACTTGACGTCGCGCTACGAAGTAATGCAGGCTCGAGGCGACCAACATCCGCGGATCACGCCGGAGCTCATCGAACGCATCGAGTCCGAACTCCCGGAGGCTGACGCAGATGCGTTTTATGCCAAGGTCTTAACACTGGATCTTGGTGCGGTTGTTCCCTTCGTTGCCGGCCCGAATGAAGTAAAGACCATCGCGCCGCTGCCGGAAATCCAGAGAAAGAACGTCAAGGTCGACAAGGCCTACTTGTTGAGCTGCGTCAACGGGCGCCTCGCCGATTTCGTTGAGGCAGCGATGATCGTGGACGGCCATCACATCGCGCCGCATGTCAAGTTCTACATCGCTGCGGCGTCGAGCGAAGTCGAAGAGGAAGCCAAGCGGCTGGGCCATTGGCAGACGCTGGTGGATGCGGGGGCGATTGCCCTGCCGCCCGGTTGCGGTCCATGCATCGGGCTGGGAGAGGGTGTGCTGGCGGATGGCGAGGTGGGCATCTCCGCCACGAACCGCAACTTCAAGGGCCGGATGGGATCGCCGAAGTCGCAGGTCTATCTGGCCAGTCCCGCGGTTGTGGCGGCATCGGCGGTGGAAGGGCGCATTTCCGCACCGGGCGAGTTGGGCGGGGACGGATCGGTCGAGGAGCTTCGCAAGCAGTGCCGGGTGCGTGTTGCGACAGAGCCGGCGCAAAGCACGACTTCCGTGAAGATCATCGAGGGATTCCCGAAATCGATGGAAGGCGAGCTGCTCTGGATTCCCAAGGACAACCTCAATACCGACGGTATCTACGGCAAGGACTACACCTACAAGGAAGGAATGTCACCAGACGAGATGGGTGCGGTGGCCATGCTCAACTACGACCCCGAGTTCCAGAAGATTGCCCGCAAGAGCGACATCATGGTCGGGGGGTTCAACTTCGGCTCCGGCTCCTCGCGCGAGCAGGCGGCGACGGCATTGAAGTTCCGCGGAATCCAGATGCTCATCGCCGGGTCGTATTCGCAGACCTACAAGCGCAACGCGTTCAACAACGGGTACGTGGTCATCGAGTGCCCGCAACTCGTCGAGGATCTGAAGAAGGCGTTCGCAACGAACAAGGCGTTGACGATCCGCACGAGTTGGTCGGCCAAGGTGGATTTCCAGGCGTCGAGGCTGGAGATTGCTAATTCGGATGGGGCGAACAATACGTACAGCTTCTCCCCGCTGGGCGAAGTGGCCCAGGAACTGGTCGTGCAAGGCGGATTCGAAGAGGTGATTCGGCGGCAGATTCAGCAGTAGCGGGCGCGGTTCCCTTGCTGGGCCTCCCGCATTCTCATCGAAGAGGTGAACATGCGTCAGGAAATTGAAAGGCTGCTTCCCGAGATCAACGAGATTCACGATCCGGAGCTGCGCGGTAAGGTGCTGGCCGTGTGGGAGGACGCCATCACCGCGGGCGGCTGGAAACCCGCGGAGCTGGAGAAGATTCCCTTCACGTTGCTGGCCGGCGATATCAAGATGAACTTCATCGAGCACGTCCGCTCCTGTGTGCGCATGTGCCTGGTTGTCGAGGTGGTGCTCAACGAAATGTGGGGTACGCGCGTGCCGATCCACCACGACCACCTCGTGGCCGGGGCGCTGCTGGCGGACGTGGGCAAACCGATCGAGTATGTCCGCAAGGACGGCAAGCCGGCCAAGGGGCACCGGGGTGACATGCTGCGGCATCCCTTCAGCGGCGTGGGCATGTGCTGGAAGCACGGCCTGCCGGATGAAGTCATGCACATCGTCGCCACGCACTCCAAGGAAGGCGATCACGTGCAGCGGACGATCGAGTCCATCATCTTCCATCACGCGGATTTCATCGATTTCGATATCGCCTGCGCCCTGGGCAAGAGAGGAAAGTAGCATGCCGACCATTACCGAGACCATCGCACGCTGGGCGACTTCGCTTCGATACGAGGACATCCCGCCGGATGCGGTCAACGCGGCCAAGCGCTTCCTGTACGACACGATCGGCTGCGGGCTGGGCGGGTTTCAGACGCACGACGTCAAGATTTTCCTTGATTACCTGCGGGAGATGAAAGGGAGCGGGCCGTGTACCGTCATCGGCGCCGGGGATCGCATGAACCCAGTTGATGCTGCCATGGTCAACGCCCTGATGATCCGTGCGATGGACTACAATGACATCTATTGGAAGCAGGATCCGTCCCATCCCTCAGACCTGCTTTCCGCGCCGCTGGCCCTGGCGGAGCGGGCGAGACTCGGCGGCAAGGACCTGATTGTCGGCATCATTCTCGCCTACGAAATGGGCATGCGTGTGTGTCACATCGCCGTGCCCGGCATCCGCGAGCGTGGCTGGCATCACGCGACGTTGATGGGTTATTGCGCTCCGGTCGTCGCGGGACGCATGCTGGGGCTCTCCTGGGAGCAAATGCAGCATGCCATCGGCATTGCCAGCGTGCGTACGTTCACCCTGGGTTGCGCCGTCGCGGGCAAGCTCACCATGATGAAGAACACGGTGAGCCCGATGGCCACGCGGGCGGGCGTGGAAGCGGCGCTGCTCGCCCAGAAGGGCTACACAGGTCCGGAAGGCGTCATCGAGGGCAAGGAGGGCATGACTCACTGCCTCGGCAAGGAGTGGGACATGAGCTGGATTACCGACCAGCTTGGCCAGCGCTTCATGATCGGCGATTGCGGCATGAAGTCCTATCCGATCGAGGCGCTCATGCACTCGCCCGTTTCGGCTACGCTGCACATCATGCACGAGCATCACCTGAAGGCCGAGAACGTGGAGAACGTTCTGATCGAGAGCATCGCCCGCGCGGCCGACATCCTGTCCGATCCCGCGAAGTACGATCCGCAGAGCAAGGAGTCGGCCGATCACAGTCTGCCGTATTGCATCGCCGCGGCGGTCGCAGAGGGCCGGGTCACCCCGCTGGAATTCAAGGAGAACAAGCTCTGGGACCAGCGTCTGCGGGCGCAGATGAAAAAGGTCAAGGTCGTAGCCAACGCGGAGTTCGAGAAGGCGTTCCCGGCGAAGCAATGCACGCGCGTGACCATTACAACCGTGGACGGCAAGAAACACGTTCATCAGTTGGACGTTCCCAAGGGTGATCCGCGTGATCCGATGACCGACGATGAGCTCAAGGTGAAGTTCGACGCCCTGGCGGAGCCGGTGATGTCCGCGGCGCGACGTGATGCGCTCCGCAAAGCGATCTTCTCGCTGGAAAATCTGGCGAACGTCGGCGAGTTGATGAAACTGACAGTGTCAGACAAATGAGAAAAGCCAACAGGCGACAGGCAATAGGAAAGAGGTGCACGTAGGCTGTGGTGGCAAGCGTTGAGACAGCATCAGGCACGGCGTCGGCTGGGAGAAGAGGTCCGGATGTTCGCTCGGATTGCTGGGTGAACATTCAGCGCCGTGATACCGGCGGCATCGAGCTCGACGTGAGAACCAAGGTCGAGACGATGTACGGCGAGGCGATCCGCGCGCAGGTCGGCGAAGTTGTCGCGGCGCTGGGACTCAAGCACGCACGGGTCGAAGTCGAAGACGCCGGGGCCCTACCGTTCGTCATCGCCGCCCGGATCGAAGCGGCCGTCCGACGACTCGGGACTAAGGTCGGACAAGGCTACTTGCCGCCGTGGAAAAACGGAACGGATTATCCCACGCGGCGCGATCGCTTCCGCCGGTCGCGCCTTTATCTGCCGGGCAACGAGCCGAAATTCATGCTCAACGCCGGCCTGCATCGTCCCGACGGCGTGATCCTCGATTTGGAGGACAGCGT is from Phycisphaerae bacterium and encodes:
- a CDS encoding HDIG domain-containing protein codes for the protein MRQEIERLLPEINEIHDPELRGKVLAVWEDAITAGGWKPAELEKIPFTLLAGDIKMNFIEHVRSCVRMCLVVEVVLNEMWGTRVPIHHDHLVAGALLADVGKPIEYVRKDGKPAKGHRGDMLRHPFSGVGMCWKHGLPDEVMHIVATHSKEGDHVQRTIESIIFHHADFIDFDIACALGKRGK
- a CDS encoding MmgE/PrpD family protein; translated protein: MPTITETIARWATSLRYEDIPPDAVNAAKRFLYDTIGCGLGGFQTHDVKIFLDYLREMKGSGPCTVIGAGDRMNPVDAAMVNALMIRAMDYNDIYWKQDPSHPSDLLSAPLALAERARLGGKDLIVGIILAYEMGMRVCHIAVPGIRERGWHHATLMGYCAPVVAGRMLGLSWEQMQHAIGIASVRTFTLGCAVAGKLTMMKNTVSPMATRAGVEAALLAQKGYTGPEGVIEGKEGMTHCLGKEWDMSWITDQLGQRFMIGDCGMKSYPIEALMHSPVSATLHIMHEHHLKAENVENVLIESIARAADILSDPAKYDPQSKESADHSLPYCIAAAVAEGRVTPLEFKENKLWDQRLRAQMKKVKVVANAEFEKAFPAKQCTRVTITTVDGKKHVHQLDVPKGDPRDPMTDDELKVKFDALAEPVMSAARRDALRKAIFSLENLANVGELMKLTVSDK
- the lysF gene encoding homoaconitase, with the translated sequence MAQTLIEKIAQRYAVGLEAGHEVHAGDFLSVKPAHIMTHDNTSAVIPKFESMGAKGVFDRTQPVFAIDHDIQNHSEENLRKYADIEAFAKRHGIAFYPAGRGIGHQVMVEEGFALPGMFVVGSDSHSNLYGAMAALGTPVVRTDAAAIWATGRTWWQVPDIVKVELTGRLRPGVSGKDVIITLCGVFNQDDVLNCCVEFTGPGVAHLRMDERLAIANMTTEWGALAGVFPYDKTTRDYLTSRYEVMQARGDQHPRITPELIERIESELPEADADAFYAKVLTLDLGAVVPFVAGPNEVKTIAPLPEIQRKNVKVDKAYLLSCVNGRLADFVEAAMIVDGHHIAPHVKFYIAAASSEVEEEAKRLGHWQTLVDAGAIALPPGCGPCIGLGEGVLADGEVGISATNRNFKGRMGSPKSQVYLASPAVVAASAVEGRISAPGELGGDGSVEELRKQCRVRVATEPAQSTTSVKIIEGFPKSMEGELLWIPKDNLNTDGIYGKDYTYKEGMSPDEMGAVAMLNYDPEFQKIARKSDIMVGGFNFGSGSSREQAATALKFRGIQMLIAGSYSQTYKRNAFNNGYVVIECPQLVEDLKKAFATNKALTIRTSWSAKVDFQASRLEIANSDGANNTYSFSPLGEVAQELVVQGGFEEVIRRQIQQ
- a CDS encoding isocitrate/isopropylmalate dehydrogenase family protein produces the protein MAKRTVVTMPGDGIGKVVLPEALRVLEAVGFEADYVHGDIGWDFWCKEGNALPDRTIELLERHKFGLFGAITSKPKKAAAAELSPALRDKGYDYASPIVKMRQHFNLDICIRPCLSFPGNPLNFIRRDQSGKGFEEPKVDAVIFRQNTEGLYVGVEWTNPPAEVRKALELHPRMKPFKNVPGEDLAVSTRIFTRAACRRIVNEAFAYAKKFGYRSVTVCEKPNVIRETSGMMLAEAQAVHSDYPDIQLWDTNIDAQMMWLTKNPEDYGVIVSGNMFGDIVSDGFAGLVGGLGFACSANLGREVAVFEPTHGSAPKYEMLNPPIVNPIAMILSACMMLDHLGEQQKSDRIRKAVAAVIAEGRVRTYDMMRLAGGAKVIGQGAAATTQMTDAILKKL
- a CDS encoding ferredoxin, which gives rise to MIRVWIETGCIVCDACASVAPDVFDVREDGCVIRAEAHSEAFLAPRSQAISDAAIECPVEVISIEQAAE